Proteins encoded within one genomic window of Candidatus Amarolinea dominans:
- a CDS encoding ABC transporter ATP-binding protein has product MSGPAPMIEVRQVRKTFGAQQVLRGVDLTLVEGERVALLGPNGAGKTTLMRIIATLSKASAGDVLLGGVDVRKAGDEIRRYLGVVTHAPLLYDNLTAWENLAFYGAMYDVPNLAGRAEEVLRRVGLWPRRLETVRTFSRGMVQRLAIGRAILHDPPILLLDEPDTGLDQAAADMLRQVLAEVGGSGRTVLLTTHNLERGLAWADRAVILNGGKIRYEGLSTALSAADFQQIYRTHTAAA; this is encoded by the coding sequence CGCAGCAGGTTCTGCGCGGCGTTGACCTGACCCTGGTCGAAGGCGAGCGGGTGGCGCTGTTGGGGCCGAACGGGGCCGGCAAAACCACCCTCATGCGCATCATCGCCACGCTGAGCAAGGCCAGCGCCGGGGATGTGCTTCTGGGCGGCGTGGATGTGCGCAAGGCCGGCGATGAGATTCGGCGCTACCTGGGCGTCGTCACCCATGCCCCCCTGCTTTACGACAACCTGACGGCCTGGGAGAACCTGGCCTTCTACGGCGCCATGTACGATGTGCCCAACCTGGCCGGCCGGGCCGAAGAGGTCCTGCGCCGCGTGGGCCTGTGGCCGCGGCGGCTGGAGACGGTGCGCACCTTTTCGCGCGGCATGGTGCAGCGCCTGGCGATCGGCCGGGCCATCCTGCACGACCCGCCCATTCTGCTGCTGGACGAGCCGGACACCGGGCTGGATCAGGCCGCGGCCGACATGCTGCGCCAGGTGCTGGCAGAGGTGGGGGGCAGCGGTCGCACCGTGCTGCTGACCACCCACAACCTGGAGCGAGGGTTGGCCTGGGCCGACCGGGCGGTCATTCTCAACGGCGGCAAAATTCGCTACGAAGGGCTGTCCACTGCGCTCAGCGCGGCCGATTTTCAGCAAATCTATCGAACACACACCGCGGCGGCCTGA